Proteins encoded together in one Rhodospirillaceae bacterium window:
- a CDS encoding FecR domain-containing protein: MMCLRELSWGVLALLVSTSLAWADPVAQVVKLSGNVEVTRGAASAPLVLGAALEPGDRLKTDASSRVRVQLIDGSIINLGSESELSIENVVSAGPGTDRQVGLDLWLGALRAFAAPATSKSRFEIRTPRAITAVRGTEWGILANAVQSDVLVLSGRVGVRKNEVSGVSATTLTRTLGVTVTDQGLGQITRWNEAQVAALMAATEVPGPERGFDLGTAPALDLAPAAKPVAPDNEQGKSKPGKQNCPDPDTFSCKRRDRDRGQTHEHDNDNNHEHDSNGGNT, from the coding sequence ATGATGTGCTTACGCGAACTCTCTTGGGGAGTGCTCGCCCTGTTGGTGTCGACCAGCCTTGCCTGGGCCGACCCTGTTGCCCAGGTTGTCAAACTGTCGGGCAATGTCGAGGTCACGCGCGGTGCCGCCTCGGCGCCCCTGGTACTGGGCGCGGCGCTTGAGCCCGGTGACAGGCTGAAAACCGATGCCAGCAGCCGTGTACGGGTGCAGTTGATCGACGGATCGATCATCAACCTCGGTTCGGAATCCGAGTTGTCGATCGAGAATGTCGTGTCCGCCGGCCCGGGGACCGACCGCCAGGTGGGCCTCGATCTGTGGCTGGGTGCGTTGCGGGCGTTCGCAGCGCCGGCGACATCAAAATCACGCTTTGAAATCCGCACGCCCCGGGCGATCACGGCCGTGCGCGGCACGGAATGGGGCATCCTCGCCAATGCCGTGCAAAGCGACGTGCTGGTCCTCTCGGGCCGCGTCGGTGTGCGCAAGAATGAGGTTTCCGGGGTCAGCGCCACCACGCTCACCCGCACGCTGGGCGTCACGGTGACCGATCAGGGGCTGGGGCAGATTACCCGCTGGAACGAGGCGCAGGTGGCGGCGCTCATGGCAGCCACCGAGGTGCCTGGCCCGGAGCGGGGCTTCGATCTCGGCACCGCCCCGGCGCTCGACCTCGCCCCGGCGGCCAAGCCGGTCGCACCCGACAATGAGCAGGGAAAGTCCAAGCCCGGGAAACAGAACTGCCCGGACCCGGATACGTTTTCATGCAAGCGGCGGGACCGCGACCGCGGTCAGACACATGAGCATGACAACGACAACAATCATGAACATGACAGTAACGGCGGCAACACCTGA
- a CDS encoding nuclear transport factor 2 family protein has translation MTIDLPQPIAAYVAADNADDADAIAACFAADAVVRDEGHVHEGRQAIVAWKAAAKRKYQYTSEPLTCITRDGKTVLTNRVTGNFPNSPIDLTFVFTIADGKITQLKIGA, from the coding sequence ATGACCATCGATCTGCCCCAGCCGATCGCCGCCTATGTGGCGGCCGACAATGCCGACGACGCGGACGCCATTGCCGCCTGCTTTGCCGCCGATGCCGTCGTGCGCGATGAGGGGCACGTCCATGAGGGGCGTCAGGCAATCGTGGCCTGGAAGGCGGCCGCCAAGCGGAAATACCAGTATACCAGCGAGCCGCTCACCTGCATTACGCGGGACGGCAAGACCGTGCTCACGAACCGGGTCACCGGCAATTTCCCCAACAGCCCGATCGACCTCACCTTTGTGTTCACCATCGCGGATGGAAAGATCACACAGCTCAAGATCGGCGCCTGA
- a CDS encoding helix-turn-helix transcriptional regulator: MTPATAADGVEQVLKILEGRWKLTILFHLFGGKTLRFSDLERAIPAISQKMLIQQLRQMEKDGIVRRLVHHQVPPKVEYSLTDWGQALCPALDALLKWAALPA, encoded by the coding sequence CTGACGCCGGCGACAGCCGCCGACGGCGTCGAGCAGGTGCTCAAAATCCTTGAAGGACGCTGGAAGCTCACCATCCTGTTTCACCTGTTCGGCGGCAAGACCCTGCGCTTCTCCGATCTCGAGCGCGCCATTCCCGCCATCTCGCAGAAGATGCTGATCCAGCAACTGCGCCAGATGGAAAAGGATGGCATCGTCCGCCGCCTCGTCCACCATCAGGTGCCGCCGAAAGTCGAGTACAGCCTCACCGATTGGGGCCAGGCGCTTTGCCCGGCGCTGGATGCGCTGCTGAAATGGGCGGCGTTGCCGGCATAA